One segment of Desulfosudis oleivorans Hxd3 DNA contains the following:
- a CDS encoding hybrid sensor histidine kinase/response regulator: MLIEDEESLQMYVEESLDHMANIENNLLAIEKGGDSADPEIVNEVFRAAHSIKGGAGLMGLNNIKELSHRVESVLGMIREKKITPDASIISIVLSAFDKLYEMVTHIRESETIDISEEVVSLTGLTTASLPAARKPDVTKMINILPPDGGPALFQISRLDLDKARKGGRDLYLIEWDLIQDIHEQERSLMEMMKSVSMSGDVLDITMKIEAVGTLEEGTPSRIPILMLYSSRIGDDILPSLFNVERHQVHRVTEAMMVPAEADKPTPVRPDAGMPETAQSFTTETTPAPEATMPDVADEDRPAALDTTDTVYADEDDGLTIDSLKGPHVKAALSQTSLRVDVKLLDNLMTLAGEMVLSRNQLIQSLTAQNAKTIASAAQRINMVTSELQDVIMRTRMQSIGTIFNKFPRLVRDMSQTLGKKVELTIEGTDVELDKTIIEAISEPLVHLVRNSVDHGIEPPGKRAQLGKSPIGRIHLAALHEAGQVSIEITDDGNGIDDQLIVATALRKGLIAERRVADMSRKEKTELILLPGFSTSDKVTDVSGRGVGMDVVKTNLEKLSGTMDIDSVPGKYTTISIKLPLTLAIIPSQIISVSTEKYAIPQVNLDELLRIPADQVKNRIEKVGDAPVVRLRGRLLPLVDLAEVLGIEKTYVHPENGLEYSERRQNVADRRSRQHLAETETEDAAPAPAKETRSQSGERIPASRRKAEDRRFHATSAVNIAVVFQGNTRYGLIVDRLLDSEEIVVKPLGRHFKQCQEYSGATIMGDGRVSLILDVAGVAQSARLKSLELSEKAQQRAAEEKAAATASDQTKASLLMFANGPDEQFAVSLSLVERIESINPTAIEHVGGKRIIQYRGGALPLFSLSEVAAVSPLPESGEIAVIVFSLGGKEIGLMVAPPVDAIEVPITIDSKALKQPGIIGSAIIHNHTTLLVDVFEAVKTVYPDWVAGGKAPGRPVAEGNKATLLFAEDSDFFRKQVRGFLEEDGYTVLEAANGQAAWELLDTTDQTVDLVITDIEMPVMDGFELTQKIKSDNRFRHLSVLALTSLAGEEDIVRGKQIGITDYHIKMDREKLLDTVKRQLAADAG, from the coding sequence ATGCTTATCGAGGATGAAGAAAGCTTGCAGATGTATGTGGAAGAGTCCCTCGACCACATGGCAAACATCGAAAACAACCTCCTGGCCATTGAAAAAGGCGGTGACAGCGCGGATCCGGAGATCGTCAACGAGGTGTTTCGCGCGGCCCACTCCATCAAGGGCGGGGCCGGGCTCATGGGGCTTAACAACATCAAGGAACTCTCCCACCGGGTGGAAAGCGTACTGGGCATGATCCGGGAAAAAAAGATCACTCCGGACGCCAGCATCATCAGCATTGTCCTGTCCGCCTTTGACAAGCTCTACGAGATGGTCACCCACATTCGGGAGAGTGAAACCATCGATATTTCTGAGGAAGTGGTTTCCCTCACCGGTCTGACCACGGCATCCCTGCCCGCCGCCAGGAAACCGGACGTGACAAAGATGATCAACATCCTGCCCCCGGACGGCGGCCCCGCCCTGTTCCAGATAAGCCGTCTGGATCTGGACAAGGCCCGAAAAGGGGGACGGGATCTTTACCTTATTGAATGGGACCTGATCCAGGATATTCACGAGCAGGAGCGGTCCCTGATGGAAATGATGAAGTCGGTCTCCATGAGCGGCGACGTGCTGGACATAACCATGAAAATTGAGGCTGTGGGTACGCTGGAGGAAGGGACCCCTTCCCGAATCCCCATCCTGATGCTCTACTCCTCCCGCATCGGCGACGATATCCTGCCGTCGCTTTTTAATGTTGAGCGGCACCAAGTTCACCGGGTGACCGAGGCGATGATGGTGCCCGCGGAAGCCGATAAACCGACCCCGGTCCGGCCCGACGCCGGTATGCCGGAAACGGCACAATCATTTACGACGGAAACGACACCCGCCCCGGAGGCCACGATGCCGGACGTTGCTGATGAGGACCGGCCCGCGGCCCTCGACACCACAGACACCGTGTACGCGGATGAGGATGACGGCCTGACCATCGACAGCCTGAAAGGCCCCCATGTCAAGGCGGCCCTTTCCCAGACATCGCTGCGGGTGGATGTCAAGCTACTGGACAACCTGATGACCCTGGCCGGCGAGATGGTGCTCAGCAGGAACCAGTTAATCCAGAGCCTGACGGCCCAGAACGCCAAAACCATTGCATCGGCGGCCCAGCGGATCAACATGGTGACCTCGGAGCTGCAGGATGTGATCATGCGCACCCGCATGCAGTCCATCGGCACCATCTTCAACAAGTTTCCCCGGCTGGTGCGGGACATGTCCCAGACCCTGGGCAAGAAAGTGGAACTGACCATCGAAGGCACCGACGTGGAGCTGGACAAGACCATTATCGAGGCCATCAGCGAGCCCCTGGTGCATCTGGTCCGCAACTCCGTGGACCACGGTATCGAACCCCCGGGCAAACGGGCCCAGCTGGGCAAAAGTCCCATCGGCCGGATTCACCTGGCGGCCCTGCACGAAGCCGGACAGGTCTCCATTGAAATCACCGACGACGGCAATGGCATCGACGATCAGCTCATCGTGGCCACGGCCCTGCGAAAGGGATTGATCGCCGAACGCCGCGTGGCCGACATGTCCAGAAAAGAGAAAACCGAACTGATTCTGCTGCCGGGCTTTTCCACCTCGGATAAAGTCACCGATGTGTCGGGCCGGGGCGTTGGCATGGACGTGGTCAAGACCAACCTGGAAAAACTCAGCGGCACCATGGACATCGACTCGGTGCCCGGTAAATATACCACCATCAGCATCAAGCTGCCCCTCACCCTGGCCATCATTCCCAGCCAGATCATCTCGGTCTCTACTGAAAAGTATGCCATTCCCCAGGTCAACCTGGACGAACTACTGCGGATTCCCGCTGACCAGGTAAAAAACCGGATTGAAAAGGTGGGGGACGCCCCGGTGGTCCGGCTGCGGGGACGGCTGCTGCCCCTGGTGGATCTGGCCGAGGTACTGGGCATTGAAAAAACCTATGTACACCCTGAAAACGGCCTGGAGTACAGTGAGCGGCGCCAGAATGTGGCGGACCGCCGGTCCCGGCAGCATCTGGCGGAGACCGAAACAGAGGATGCAGCGCCGGCACCCGCCAAGGAGACACGAAGCCAGTCCGGGGAACGGATCCCGGCCAGCCGTCGGAAAGCCGAAGACCGGCGGTTTCATGCCACCAGCGCCGTCAACATCGCGGTGGTGTTTCAGGGCAACACCCGCTACGGCCTGATCGTGGACCGGCTGCTGGATTCCGAGGAGATCGTGGTCAAGCCCCTGGGCCGGCATTTCAAGCAGTGCCAGGAGTACAGCGGCGCCACCATCATGGGGGACGGCCGGGTATCGCTGATCCTGGATGTGGCGGGTGTCGCCCAGTCTGCCCGGTTAAAATCCCTGGAGCTGTCGGAAAAAGCCCAGCAGCGGGCCGCCGAGGAAAAAGCCGCGGCCACGGCATCGGACCAGACCAAAGCCTCCCTGCTCATGTTTGCCAACGGTCCGGACGAACAGTTTGCCGTCTCCCTGAGCCTGGTGGAGCGCATTGAGAGCATCAACCCGACGGCCATCGAGCATGTCGGAGGGAAAAGAATCATTCAATACCGGGGCGGGGCACTGCCCCTCTTTTCCTTGAGCGAAGTGGCCGCTGTCAGCCCTCTGCCCGAATCCGGAGAGATTGCGGTGATCGTCTTCAGCCTTGGCGGCAAGGAGATCGGCCTGATGGTGGCCCCGCCGGTGGATGCCATTGAAGTACCCATCACCATTGATTCCAAGGCCCTCAAGCAGCCCGGCATCATCGGGTCGGCCATTATTCACAACCATACCACCCTGCTGGTGGATGTGTTTGAGGCGGTCAAGACCGTTTATCCCGACTGGGTCGCGGGCGGCAAAGCCCCCGGCCGCCCCGTGGCCGAGGGAAACAAGGCAACGCTCCTGTTTGCCGAAGATTCCGATTTCTTCAGAAAGCAGGTCAGGGGATTCCTGGAAGAGGACGGCTATACGGTGCTGGAAGCCGCCAACGGCCAGGCGGCGTGGGAACTCCTTGACACCACCGACCAGACGGTAGACCTGGTGATCACGGACATCGAAATGCCGGTGATGGACGGATTTGAACTGACCCAGAAAATCAAAAGCGACAACCGGTTCCGTCACCTCTCCGTGCTGGCGCTGACCTCTCTTGCCGGTGAGGAGGATATTGTCCGGGGCAAGCAGATCGGCATCACCGACTACCACATTAAAATGGACCGGGAAAAACTGCTGGACACTGTCAAACGGCAGTTGGCGGCTGACGCCGGTTGA